ATCAGAGTTCGTGTTGCATACCGCCGGTGGAACTCAGTTGGTCAATCTCTTTCATTCCCCATCACCAGCTCGGTGCCCTGATCCTCAGAACAAAATGATGAGTTAACAAGGGTGGGGACACTGTCGTgttccatttccatttcgAATTTCTGCCCCTTCTCGTGCGTTTCCCTGCATGTCACATGCCCTTCCTTACCCCTTTAACGAAACCAAGAGGCATGGAGGAGTCAGCAAGGGATCAAGAGActccggggaaagaaaagagttATAGAGCAATGTTCGAAAATAGGGTTCTTCTGGATAAGTTCTTCCCCCTTGCTTTGTTCTTGGTGCGGAGTAAAAGAGTTGGTCCCTTTGGTCTTGTTGTCAAGTATCGTCCACTTTGATTACTATGTTGTACGGATTCACAAAATGTGCCTAGATCCACAACCCAAAGTAGGGCAAACATAATACTGGAACTTTATAGGAGCTAGTATTCAGCacagtactactagtagtaagcTATGGACGAGACTATTTTTGAGAACATCAAGCCAAATCAATTAATCGCTTCTTCGTACATTATTGCTGCTGTGTCAATTTCTGCCACACTCCATCTAGAGTATTATTTCCTACCTCACATGAACAAACAGCCACCAGCTCGATGCATCGCTCGTCACAGTGCCAATTGAATTTCTAGTTTGATCACCggcattctttcctttacttTCAGAAGCCAACCCCACCGACAATGGGGATTTAAAGTACGAGATGTCGGTATGACCAGTAAACCGACACAGCGGACCACCCTGATTGGCCAACCTCCACTCTATAAGAGTCGAACTATTTGcccaccatcatcaatcgTTCCTCTCCTAACGCACCTATTGTGTAGCTTCCTTGTTCTAGACTAACCGCTATCATTCTTCCTCCCAACGTTCCATTCAGCTGATCATGCCGGACTTTATCTACCAAAATAACCACCGACTGGCGTCATAATAGACAGCGGTACTACTAAACTCTACTTCCCCACTTTACCGATACCTGGTGATAATCATATTCCCTGCTTTCACTCTATCTCGGCACAtggtacagtacatacatactatAACCTGAAACTTGTTTCACCAATCCACACACAAAGTACGGTAAGTGCAAAGGTACATGGTGGGGGTTGCGTTTAACTCAATAATGCATGGGTAAGACTGATAGGAGCACATCATCGCTCATGATCATCCCCGCTCGCCGACTCTGACGTCGGTTTGCAGCGTCAGCCGTGACCGAGATGAGGGGCTCGGTTATCGAATTAATCTATTGAATTTCAGCGTTTTTGAAGTACTAgacttcattttcctatatAGCTCAAGGACTCAGAGTCTCTAATACAAAAAATAGCTAAGTAATGTAGATAATACCAataacaagaagaaccctcCGataagtagtagtagaacGGAACTAAAATCCCAAATAAACAAGGATGTAAGCACTATACATAAATGAATTAACTCTTATCAAACCTCGcccaaaccccaacataCCTAAACCACCCAccctccaagaccaaaaaaTAAAAGCCACAAAAAAAACACTACACAAATAAGATGGAaacctcaccaccaccctaTCCAGGCCCACCCGAACAAACCCCCGTAGTACATGTACGTCCTCTAACCCACGCATCTCATCCCCGAAAACCCAAGTAAAACCAAACCTAACACACACCTTCGAAACCAAACAATAGACAATaaaaaccaccaccacacaGCCCGAGGACCCAGACCTCGAAACCCACATCCACCCCCATACCCTCCTCGTCAGCATCACCCGCAAAGACGCCCAGATCCTCCCCACGGTCCTCCACTACTGGAACCACGACTCGTCCATCGCTATCTTAACGAAGCTCACCGCGGCCCAATTAGACCATATTCGCGGATTTAAAGAGGTAGGGACTTTTCCTCCGCCTGTAGAGGGCGTCTGTGATTCTCTTGCTCTGCATCGTTGTTTTGCATCCCTGGTTGAGGGGAAGGGGAATCGGGAGGCTGTTGATGAAGTTATCTCTCAGTTGAGAGGTAGTGGTGATATTACTTCAAGTAAGGATTGTGAGGTTGAGTTTTGCGTCTTTGTCATCACGGTGTTTGGGGTCAAGTCGGAGGGCTTGTTGACGGGTGGGTTGGCGCCCGTTTGGAAGTGGGCGAAGCCTGAGAGTGTTTATTATCCGAGGACGGGCTTTtgggaggcggaggtggagtCGGTTCTTGCTGATGCTGAGTGGATGGCGGGGAGAGGGTTGCAATTGTTGATGCAGGGTGTTTCGGAGGAGACGAAGCAGGAATTGAGACGTGCTAGGAGTAAAATTACGAGTATCGATTGGGATATAGACTGTTTGGGATTCTTGAGATAATAGCAGTGGATAGCGGCATGGCAAGTGAGTAGGGGAAAAAATTTTTAGTTGACAACTCATATCAAAACTGTATCAGTAATGTTCTAGATAACCCACGGAGAATACATCACAAACATAAGTCATCCTGGTCCATGAGTGGCCCGGTAAAGCGCATATGCCCTGATGACCAAACTGAAAATGACATCGAGCCCGTTCCTAGCCCTCATAAACCGGGTAAATCATAAGATAACAGAATGGAAAATAGGAAGAAGCTGCCTGCAAAAGCTACAAAGGACAAGCAACGCCGATACGCAGGccagaaaaacaagaacaccaTAGCAAATCATCCCTAGCCCACGCCTGAATAAAACAATCAATCGCTAACAAGCAAGAAATAGGATAGACTGGGAACCTATATGGAACTAAAATAGATCGAAAACATTACTCAACGAGAGGCTTCAATGCTTCAACCCCGGTTTGGAGGACCGCGGGAttcctcgacttcttcagCACATTGGACAGTATATCAACCGCGCCGCCCTTCTTGAGAGCTTCTTTTGCGCGCCGGCCAATATCACCTGACGCGATGCAGCTCATGTTCCGCACGCATGCTACCCCTCGGTGCAACAacccctcatcatcttcctggcAAAGACGTAGCAAGAGCGGTACACCACGAGGCTTGTCCAAGACGGCAGCGACCACGGAATCAAATTCAGTGAGCATAGCTAGGCCACCTCCAGCGGCTCTCCGCGTTGCAATATCATCAGCGTCAGTCAGAGCTAGCAAAATATGCAGGCGTTGCCCTGCCCGTTTAGAGCCGTCCGCAAATTTCACTATCCCAGCCTCACAAGTCATCAGGTTACACACTAACTCACATGCAGCCCGTTGAATCAAGGGACTGTTGGAAAGCAGCAGGTCCTCGATCACTGACCATGCCTGTCGGACAATGGCATCCGGCGCACTTTCATCCGGATGAGAAGCGAGATTTGTGAGCGCAAGAAGGCTTTCAAAAATGGGCAAAAGATCGCGTGGCTGGTCCGCTGAAGTCTCAGGGACCACCAGAAGCGCAGTTAAGGGTCGGATAGCTGAAGTAACCTGCGGGAATCCAGACGGAGGGAACACGTGTGACGGATTCACGGAGATAAGAATGCGTGCCAATGCGTGGGAGGCATTAGGAACAGCGTCGTTTGCAATCGAACCAGAGACCCCCTGTCTCGAAGTGCCAATATTGAGCAATAGTTTGACACCACCCTGCTGGGCTAGGGTTCCTCTGGTTTTCTGATTCCGGGACAGTGAAAGAGTGATTTTGCTTACAAGGCCCTGGACAGAGGGGAGGTTTGTTTTGCTGCACTCAATAAAAAGCGGCATAATGCCAGCTTCAATGACGGCATTGCAACGAGCGATAACGCTTTCATCCTTCTCGAGAGGGTTTAGACCCGCCCGGGCATCGGGAGACGCCTCTGCATACGACTTGAGTTGAGACatcttcttttgttcttcggtCAAATTCGGAAGAAACTGGGTGATGTTCACGATAATCATGAGGCCACCATAGAGGACCGACGAATCGCTCAAGTTCTCATGCAAGACCTTGACTAGATCCCGCAGGAAAGTCGAGTCTTTGGCAAGTTGTTCCTTCACAATCGGCTTCACAGATGAGTATGCCAAGCCCTCAATTACGTTTTGAATATTCTCAGCCCTGCGGCTTGACATTATAGTCTTAAATCGTTCAACCAATTCGGCGACGCTGGCATCATCACCCTGCACCTGACCATTAGATCCCGCATCCTTGTCAGAAACACGTATCTTAGCCAATACCACCGCTGCCAATTCGGACGACTCATCGCTGCCGTTCGTCAAGGTGTGAGAAAGCCAATCAGAGAAATTCTTGGCGATGGCTTCGCGGCAGGCCTTGTTGATACAAGCAGCATTCAATAGTTCCAACATTGAAACCTCCACCCTCCGGCGCTTGGTATCTCTAGCAGATACAGGC
The sequence above is a segment of the Aspergillus oryzae RIB40 DNA, chromosome 3 genome. Coding sequences within it:
- a CDS encoding uncharacterized protein (predicted protein); protein product: METSPPPYPGPPEQTPVVHTIKTTTTQPEDPDLETHIHPHTLLVSITRKDAQILPTVLHYWNHDSSIAILTKLTAAQLDHIRGFKEVGTFPPPVEGVCDSLALHRCFASLVEGKGNREAVDEVISQLRGSGDITSSKDCEVEFCVFVITVFGVKSEGLLTGGLAPVWKWAKPESVYYPRTGFWEAEVESVLADAEWMAGRGLQLLMQGVSEETKQELRRARSKITSIDWDIDCLGFLR
- a CDS encoding UNC45-central domain-containing protein (myosin assembly protein/sexual cycle protein and related proteins) translates to MYDRGDGAAVCLDTVVLDPSVWPSEAARLHCERELFLLFIAKLMESGHDLDGRSLKGIARLLAVDASKLQDQVDDEELDVILSSLDHRLPLEWRSQATLATVKYLEASKETGQSRFTKLISARLTKGRVDDHIIAFSATAAVFPVVPEIAATLFLSEEFMASLKPVSARDTKRRRVEVSMLELLNAACINKACREAIAKNFSDWLSHTLTNGSDESSELAAVVLAKIRVSDKDAGSNGQVQGDDASVAELVERFKTIMSSRRAENIQNVIEGLAYSSVKPIVKEQLAKDSTFLRDLVKVLHENLSDSSVLYGGLMIIVNITQFLPNLTEEQKKMSQLKSYAEASPDARAGLNPLEKDESVIARCNAVIEAGIMPLFIECSKTNLPSVQGLVSKITLSLSRNQKTRGTLAQQGGVKLLLNIGTSRQGVSGSIANDAVPNASHALARILISVNPSHVFPPSGFPQVTSAIRPLTALLVVPETSADQPRDLLPIFESLLALTNLASHPDESAPDAIVRQAWSVIEDLLLSNSPLIQRAACELVCNLMTCEAGIVKFADGSKRAGQRLHILLALTDADDIATRRAAGGGLAMLTEFDSVVAAVLDKPRGVPLLLRLCQEDDEGLLHRGVACVRNMSCIASGDIGRRAKEALKKGGAVDILSNVLKKSRNPAVLQTGVEALKPLVE